The DNA region tacatacatagacacacatcacatgcaataaacgtattaccgaacactctgagagataaacatatacatttcctcctttacacaagtagtatggtatcagacgtacacacaaatgcttttatgacctaggtatactgtatagacaatttgcaagagacatgcagataattcaacaaaatattacagtcttggtgcaaaattcttgtatctctcaagaatatcatcaacctttccgttgcgacacatccaggctatttgttcaggaacagtccttatcgtcagtgtttctatatacattaatcaacggacaatcaagaacataatgggccagggtgtgagaccttaacataccacatagttgacacttcgtgtcattatcatgaacacctatcccatattcccagtaatatttgtatccaagcctgagccgcatgtacacagagtcactccaagcatttctccttttaccataagtgaaatgggtgttttgactcacatacatgtagtgttgcatggtttgacttctctcatacattatatctctcctctccactccctgcctgtgcctgaatatttctgattttgcttcttatttgtctcattgtgaattcacattcaatgtcaacttgtggctttgatgtggcacgtttggccaagtcatccgccacctcgttgagcactattccaacataagatggaatccacatgaatttcacactatgacctttcagctgtatctcagttattcttctcttacaatcctcaactatagacatgaagactgggtttcgactgtttaaggactccagtgctcctcggctatcgacaaatacaaaaacatttttgtcgtcataacgcacttcctccaaacacgccagaatggcctgcagttcagcttgtgtggatgatatataattactaagccggagttcaattatcctgtccacagtcccaaactcagtatattccctttcctgagttgaactttagtagccatcctCACTTTGGATAATGAAATGAATTTTGtggataatgtgtgtgtgtgtgtgtgtgtgtgtgtgtgtgtgtgtgtgtgtgtgtgtgtgtgtgtgtgtgtgtgtgtgtgtgtgtttgtgtgtgtgtgtatttactatttgtgactGTAAAATCGAGCTGTTAGTTCTTGAACTCAACGTTTCTAATCGTCGATTGTCTAATGTAATGTCTCCCAACCTATTTTCACTCATATTTACTTCATGTATatctaacacacacgcacacctcgCCAgaatgtagcagctgtctagccttcaggtacctattttactgctaggtaaacaggggcatcaagtgcaagaagctctgcccatttggTTCTGCttgggccgggaatcgaaccggaCACCTTAGGCGCTGTCCACTCCGACCTGTGTGCGTGAGTatgagtgtctctctctctctctctctctctctctctctctctctctctctctctctctctctctctctctctctctctcctacacacATACGTTGACACAAACAACTTTTTGTTTATGTGTCACCTTATACTGTGTGGGTATTGGAATTTTCATTTTCTCAGATGATGCTCTAGTAATGAGGATAAGAACAGAGGAAAGCTGCGGGAGATTACAGCAAGTCCTTGATACGCTTCAAAGAGTGTAAGATAAATggctacaagacttcaaccttggTTAGGTGCAAAGTTATAGGGGTGAGGATCGGAGCGAGATAATCCCAGCACCTCCCCAAGGCGCAAATAAGGAACAACGGAGGCAACTCCCTGCAATCGCAGAAATATTTTCGAACGTACAAAACACCCAACCTGACCATAGAACACGTTAGCATAATGGCGTTATTAGATCACGTTAGCGCTTAGGAAACTGGCAGTCGTCTGGACAGCTTTCAGAGGAGGCAAAGAGGCACTCATAAAATGGTATATAGCTTAAGTAGGACCTCATCTCGAGGTCCTATAAATACAGCAAAACTTGATAAAGTCGCAAGATACTGCAACAAGACTTGTTCCGGAATTGAAGATATTCCAGCTGTCAACGGCCGAAGGGATTACACAGCTTCGCCACTCTTGAAGAAATAACGTTCACAAATCATAAGGAAATGGAGAGTTGTATATAAGAGTTCAAGATGAAACAAACAGCAACACACGAGGCCATGGAGAGAAACCTGAGGCACACAAATGAGCTGGAAAAAAACTTATTAAGAATAAAAGGATTTCGAGGAGAATTTGGAGAGACAAATTCCATAAACAATTTCAACAGATTACACAACAGGAAACAcgaacccccccccaaaaaaaaacctcATTATATATTTCGACGAGTGGATTGGAAAAGGCGGGTGAGTACGCACGCAAACTctcactttcacacacacacgcactcaataTTCATGCCCCCCTCAGGTGAGCATTTGTCCGGGGCAGGTGGTGGTAAACACAGGCTCAGAGTTGTGTGTCAGGGGACAGCTTACGTGGAGCTTAGAGTCATAGCTTTGATCTTTCTGCTCGTGCCGGAGGCGGCAAGCGGAGGCGTTCATCTCCTGAGCTCTGTCGTGAGGgcgggtcgtgtgtagtgagggcgggtcgtgtgtagtgactgtgagtcgtgtgtgtgtggtgagatggACCACTGGCGCTGAGTGGGGGCCAGGAAACTGTCAACCATTACCCGCGTGTAAAAATGACCTCCATTTAGCGATATAACTTGAAGAAGGGCAGACTCTATATCGCCCGCAGTTTACACTAATGGCGGGACGTCATGGACCCGAGGTGTGATTACGTTAGCCAGAAAATAAGGTTGTTGTAAGTCAGGTGTCTCCTAAAAGgccttgtgtgtgcgtgtgtgtgtgtgtgtgtgtgtgtgtgtgtgtgtgtgtgtgtgtgtgtgtgtgtgtgtgtgtgtgtgtgtgtgtgtgtgtgtgtgtgtgagtgtgtgtagtcacctagttgtgctaaaaTATGCCTCTACTCGTCCTGTGTACATTTCCTTCGTATGGTGCTTGACTGTGGAGTAATCTTCCCCCCCTTCTTAATCCAACAAGAGCTAGCATCACTCACGTACTGCTTCCCGTGGGAAGCCAGCCTCCAAGTTTATCCCATTTCCTCCTTGCTTTTAGTTCCACTTAATTCGTGAACACCGGAACAACGTTGTCACTCATCCGTAATGGGATTTCTTGTCCAGTGCTATTGAtgtccccccctttctctctctctctctctctctctctctctctctctctctctctctctctctctctctctctctctctctctctctctctctctctctctctctctgtctctctctctctctctgtctctctctgtctctctctctcactctctctctctctctctctctctctctctctctctctctctctctctctctctctctctctctctctctctctctctctctctcactctctctctctctctctctctcggagtaAACAAAGCTGTTCTGGTTGTTAAATTCCCCCCTCGTCCTTGTTTGGTGCTTAATATGTTGTGTATGTACTCTGACATTGGTGTACTCACCTGATTGTATTGTACATATTGAGTCCTGTACAATATCTCCCGACCTTCCAGCGCTTGATGATCATATCTGCTCTTATAACTTTGAATGATGAATCATCTCATTACAGTCATTCACTATTATTATATCAGAGACGTAATTCATCACATCTTAGTGACTCATCTACATCTCTAGCGTCTAAATATCTCATCTTCATCTGTACACGCTTCCCTAAACATCTTTTCATATTCCAACCTTCTCTATTCCATGGGAAGATTTAATACTAACCTTTTAGACCTTAGGTGACCTTGCTTCTGTGGAGCAAGAGGGAGTCTTGGAATGGAATCCATACCAAGATGGAGATGTGGAGTCTGCAAATGCCATCTCCATATTCCAGTTGTGGCCTCACGTGAAATTGTGTATGTAGAGAAAACTGCAGGTGGCTAATTGGTCCAGGCGAAGCAGCACGTATTTAGACTCGCaacttatacatatatatatatatatatatatatatatatatatatatatatatatatatatatatatatatatatatatatatacacacatttttgGTCATTACTGTTAATTCCAATAACACCATCCCCCATTATCAACAAAATATTAATgtctaaatatattcattatttacgAAAAGTTATCGTTTCACTTTATAAAAAAATATTGGCCATTTATTACGTAAAAaagtatttatatttttttcagaagCAAATAGTGTCTAtgtttttgtaaaaaaaaaaaaggatagcTGTGCCTTTATTTTAAATTATTTCCAATGTGCATATTTGTGTATATTAGAAAAATTAATTTTACCTTAAGAGTTATAACCTAATGAAGTAGATTAGTGAAGGAGATTATAGAAGCAAATTTAATAAAGTTTCAAACTGCAGTATGACAGGAAAGATGGAAACCTGGAATTATTACATTAACTGGAAAGTTGGGGCTTGGGATCTAACGCTCGACCCCACATGCACATGTAGGTCGGTACATGTAGGCGAGTACACATACCCAGCTTTAGGGACATATTGCAACGTTCAATACTCCATCAATTTCGTTTAATCTGCCTCTTTAATTGCTTATCGTTAATTCTCTGTGTACTTGGCACTCAGTTAAATATTGATGAGTGGGAGTATGACTCCACTGCTGCCAGTTACGAGTTAATGAATATTACCCAATGATTCGTGAATAACAATGAATGGATGTAAATGTTGAGTTATTCAACATTTACGTGTTTTACGTGTTATTCAACATTTACAACATATTTAGCTAGTGTTTAGCTCTACCGGTAGTGGCTATGGTattggggaggaggggaggtacTGTTTGTATGGTGGGTAGGGgaataggaaagagagagagggagagatatagaagagagagaggtagcgagggagggaggaaagagtaagagagagagagagagaggaagggagggacacCGGGAGGTAGATAGGTTGCAAATAATGTTCTatttgtctgggatgctcccggacgcaggttcgaatcctcgtcacagcccttgtggatttgttcatgttctcAAGATCTCTTTATTATGGGACATAAAAGGTATTCGGGCATTTACCAACTTTTCATTATCATCAGAAAATgttttgttgatgtgttcgtctgGTGCCAAGTTAGCAGTTAAAGGTTTTCTTATCTTTCCCTCGGAGTTGTCTCCGTTTTAGTCTATAATGTCCAAGTAATCGTCTTTCCTCCATTCttatcctcatcactttgcaattgTCCGAGTTGAAGTTAAACAGACATCTTTTTCTGACCAAGCACGTCTTGGTCTTTCTGCAGTTTCTCGCAGTCTTCTTTGCTCCCGGTTCTTTTTCAGCAGCTTTGTATCACCAGGAAACATAGATGTAAAAGATATTATTATTTCCGCTGTCACCTGTGACCTTCCACCTCTTGTTTTCTCagctttcaccaccaccttctgtTTCCCGCCCAAGAGGAATCCCTTCATGCATCATTGCCCTATCCCGGTGAAAGCTGTTTTGttttctagtttgtttagctcACTTTTGTGCGGGACTGAATTCAACGTTTCCTGCCATTGTTAATTGGTGGTAAAACTCAAATTGAATCCTTAGACATCATGTGCCTTCTGTGAGGATAGAGACAAAGCACATTTTTTCTAAATGATCCACGAATTACCTGTTAGTGAAAAATAGTCTGAAATGCACTGGCTCCTGTCTTCCTGTCCCTGTATATAGGGTCCACTTTAGCTCTTTCTCATCTCTGGCATTTCAGAAGTTCGTATGGTAGAGTTGAAGATGGCTCAGTGTTTCTGTAGATTCTCTTCGGATCTATGGTGTTTGGATCTGAATATGTTTTTGGTCCAGGAATACTACTTTCTCCATATTCTGAAGGTTTCACTTATCTTGACCAGTTTGACTGTTAGTACTGACGTTATTCTACTAATGTGTGTTTACCTGGcattaggtttggtgttatgtatATACCTAGGCCTTTAATCTTTTTCTGAAGGAAGATTCTGTTTCGCCTTCATTGTGTACAGCTAAACAGGCTTTCTCACCCATGTGCCTATCCTTGTAACATTGCAtgtgggtggttatcttgaggttatcttaagatgatttcggggctttttagtgtccccgcggcccggtcctcgaccaggcctccaccctcaggaagcaagcccgtgacagctgactaacacccaggtacctattttactgctaggtaacaggggcatagggtgaaagaaactctgcccaatgtttctcgtcggcgcctgggatcgaacccgggaccacaggatcacaagtccagcgtgctgtccgctcggccgaccggctccctcgctcaGCCGATCGGCTCCCAGGTGGGTTAAATTCTTGCAACCATTTTCCAGTTAGCTTCTTGAGCATATCCCGTCCGCTTGCGTGATATcagtctctctctccatcctgATTCTTCTTAATAACTTTGCATAGTTTGCAAACGTGTAAGTGGAAGTGCTAATTTCCTCTATCAGGGCGTTAACATTTATTAGAAATAAGATGTAGTTCATCCCTCACACTGTACACtctcagggagagagagagagtgagtgagagagagagagagagagagagagagagagagagagagagagagagagagagagagagagagagagagagagagagagagagagagcttgcaTTTTAAAAAGGTTTGAAGCGCTTACAATCGACTTGAAGGTTCTGcgacaaggagacaaaaatatacaTTTCTGGGGCACTGAGTAGTCAGCCAAGGGGAAAGACGTAACAGAGTGGAAAGGGGAGACTTTGTCGAGGTGTTATTTTAGctcggaagagagggagagagagagagagagagagagagagagagagagagagagagagagagagagacgcaaggTTCTTGAGTGGTATTTGATGTCTTGAAGAGAGGAAGATTACAGTTTTGTGTTGGTAGGGAGTGGTAAGTGTATTGATTGCAGTGTTGGTGCGGAGTAGTGGAGCTTGTTACTGTACTCACACAATTGTGCCTGCAGGACCGAGCTCTTGGCCTCAGCCTTTTCAACTGTCGGTCGTCTAATGCAATGCCTCCTGACCCACTACATTTCTACCAATGCATGTCGTATGCATCTTACCATTTTCTGTAGGTCATGATATTTACTATCCACTATTAGGTTTAATTAATATTTCCTTACATCACTGTGACTCGTCTGCGCCTCTGGCCTCCATCCATGCGAAACATTTCGTCCTTATCTACTTTTTCAATTCACTTAGGTATCTTATATATCGCGATCATGTCTCCCTCTTTTCCGTCTCTTATCTAATGTAATAAGATCCAGTCCTCTCGGTTCTAGAATTTGTTTTGCCCGCATATATATGTGTtttctcatatttttttttttttttatgtagcgCGCACCAGACAGTATGAGCTATGTGGAGCGCATTGCTGAACAGACACAGGGTGCGTCGTCTGGGACCGTGTCTTGTCATCTCTGAAAGTTactcggagtgtgtgtgtgtgtgtgtgtgtgtgtgtgtgtgtatgtgtgtactcacctatttgtgcttgcgggggttgagctctggctctttggtcccgcctctcaaccgtcaatcaactggtgtacagattcctgagcctactgggctctatcatatctaaatttgaaacagtgtatggagtcagcctccaccacatcacttcctaatgcattccatttactaactaatgtgtatttatgtgtgtTGTGGCATGACCAGTTGTGTCGTGTGGTTCACCACTGGCTGTGTTAATTATTGGTTGTTGTGTGACGGTGACGGGGGGATAGTCTTACAGCAGTTGGAGCAGCAGCTGGGGGATGAGCTCTGAATATATGGCTGAAAACGAGTGAGTCAGAAGCTTAAGACAAATATTTCCTCCCCTTGCTGAacagattaaggcagcgtctgggatactctcggacgcaggttcgaatcctcgtcacggccctggtggatttgttcatttcctcCCTTGTTTGTATAGCTCCAGACACTTAAGTGTATTATAATGCCGCGTGATGCTTAGGGGGTCCTGTAGCACAGAGGTCTTCGTCCTCGGCTCACACCCgagggacccgggttcgattcccctggCAGGAAAGAAACGGTTTGACTTGTTTCTTTTCATATGATgcttgtgttcacctagcagtgaaataggtacatgggaaataggcaactgttgtggggtgcaTCCTAGGGAAGGTGAGTAGTTAGTCTAGGGGATAAGCGttttcaggcttcctgtccccgacgccGGGAACGATTGTGCATGTTTATGATCCtgcgcgagtgtgtgtgtgtgtgtatcacattGGAACATCTAccgtttaggcagtgatgtggtggaggctgactccatacacagtttcaaatgtagatataatagagcccagtaggctcaggaacctgtacaccaatacattgacggttgagaggcgggaccaaggagccgcaACTCAACCCCCGATAGCACAACTAGCGAGTATACTGCCCCACGTGTAAGGAGAGACACGTTGGCCCTCCGGAGCTGGGAACcgcttcctgtgccaggtaagtccactacgggctcaccatagcccgtgctacttggaacttgcttTGAGTACCTGAATCTATATCAACAACAACGGAGCAGGGAACCACCGCTGTGTCCGAGCTAACTCCCAATACAATTACTTTATAtttgcttaaaaaaaaaaacgtgttcaAAAGAACCTTTGAGTTTCAGTCATCACATTCATTCAttccctcaccatcacctcacccacAGTCACCTTCACCCCAGCTCCTCGTCACCATCAACACCCTCAGTCATCATGTTTTAAATTTGACAAAAATTCCAggcaaaaaaattaaaataacagAGGGTAGGAGGcggctgtgacgtcatcaccaacAATGTCTCAGCGGTTATGTATAGTGACAGGATGATTGATGGGGGGGATCCTGCCCGTCTTAATCCAGGATGATAATGGCTGGCCCCAGACACGGAGGGGGCCCTGCCTGGCCTCCACAGACACGGAGGGACCATCACTAGCCTCCACAGACACGGAGGGACCATCACTGGCCTCCACAGACACGGAAGGACCATCACTGGCCTCCACAGACACGGAAGGACCATCACTGGCCTCCACAGACACGGAGGGACCATCACTGGCCTCCACAGACACGGAGGGACCATCACTGGCCTCCACAGACACGGAGGGACCATCACTAGCCTCCACAGACACGGAGGGACCATCACTAGCCTCCACAGACACGGAGGGACCATCACTGGCCTCCACAGACACGGAGGGACCATCACTGGCCTCCACAGACACGGAGGGACCATCACTGGCCTCCACAGACACGGAGGGACCATCACTGGCCTCCACAGACACGGAGGGACCATCACTGGCCTCCACAGACACGGAGGGACCATCACTGGCCTCCACAGACACGGAGGGACCATCACTGGCCTCCACAGACACGGAGGGACCATCACTGGCCTCCACAGACACGGAGGGACCATCACTGGCCTCCACAGACACGGAGGGACCATCACTGGCCTCCACAGACACGGAGGGAC from Procambarus clarkii isolate CNS0578487 chromosome 31, FALCON_Pclarkii_2.0, whole genome shotgun sequence includes:
- the LOC138370224 gene encoding aggrecan core protein-like — protein: MSVEASDGPSVSVEASDGPSVSVEASDGPSVSVEASDGPSVSVEASDGPSVSVEASDGPSVSVEASDGPSVSVEASDGPSVSVEASDGPSVSVEASDGPSVSVEASDGPSVSVEASDGPSVSVEASDGPSVSVEASDGPSVSVEASDGPSVSVEASDGPSVSVEASDGPSVSVEASDGPSVSVEASDGPSVSVEASDGPSVSVEASDGPSVSVEASDGPSVSVEASDGPSVSVEARQGPLRVWGQPLSSWIKTGRIPPINHPVTIHNR